The Rhodothermales bacterium genome has a segment encoding these proteins:
- a CDS encoding DNA primase — MRISDDTIESVRSSADVVDVVGDYVRLKKRGSNYVGLCPFHNEKTPSFNVNPSLGIFKCFGCGEGGDVFSFISRVENLTFPEAVTLLAERLGIVIEQPDGVDEGASEREAILHALHFAARYFYQQLTREETGAVARDYLAKRQIEPEMVKRFGVGYARDEWDGLLKAATEARISESMLEAAGLVLPRRDGSGYYDRYRHRLIFPILSHVGKVLGFGGRILEKADDQPKYINSPETEVYHKGKVLYGLYHAKNAIRGREEVVLVEGYTDVIALHQAGVEHVVASSGTALTSDQVKLIGRYARRVIMLYDADAAGAKATVRGIDLLLQAGMAPYVVSLPEGEDPDTFVQKFGAEAFETAMSDRREDFVTYLHGRARAKGSLDEPDSRAETHHAIMKLVSRIPDQLMRESYVQRAASVLGVPDVYLRRAMQADRKREARNQQRRQRREPAQEPAAQVPQSAERQPLPEEKTLLRLMLDHGSPMVSFILSRTALDEFTEGPSRRTAHALVQQFESGEIRKQSFLDGTLGTGIQRLAAEILTDREEPSDNWEKKRRITVPQFNENARAAASGAMTLLKLDRLDEMIAGLRHGIHIAEREGREVRPLQEELVGLQQLRRKIEDREFLN; from the coding sequence ATGCGCATTTCCGACGACACCATTGAGTCGGTCCGCTCGTCCGCGGACGTCGTGGATGTGGTCGGAGACTACGTGCGACTGAAAAAACGGGGCTCGAATTACGTCGGACTCTGCCCGTTTCACAACGAGAAGACTCCATCGTTCAACGTCAACCCCTCGCTGGGCATCTTCAAGTGCTTCGGCTGCGGGGAGGGGGGAGACGTCTTCAGCTTCATCAGTCGGGTGGAGAACCTGACGTTCCCCGAGGCGGTGACGCTGCTCGCCGAGCGGCTTGGAATCGTCATCGAGCAGCCGGACGGCGTAGATGAGGGTGCGTCGGAACGGGAGGCCATCCTGCATGCGCTGCACTTCGCGGCACGCTACTTCTACCAGCAGCTCACTCGGGAGGAGACGGGAGCTGTGGCGAGGGACTACCTGGCCAAACGGCAGATTGAGCCGGAAATGGTCAAGCGGTTCGGTGTCGGCTATGCGCGGGATGAGTGGGACGGACTGCTGAAGGCTGCCACGGAGGCCAGGATCAGCGAGTCCATGCTGGAAGCCGCCGGGTTGGTTCTTCCCCGGCGGGATGGGTCGGGATACTATGACCGCTACCGCCACCGACTGATTTTCCCCATCCTCAGCCACGTCGGCAAGGTGCTCGGCTTCGGTGGAAGGATTCTGGAGAAAGCGGACGATCAGCCCAAGTACATCAACTCTCCCGAGACCGAGGTGTACCACAAGGGCAAGGTGCTGTACGGGCTCTATCACGCCAAGAACGCCATCAGAGGGCGTGAGGAGGTGGTGCTTGTGGAAGGCTACACGGACGTCATCGCGCTGCACCAGGCTGGCGTGGAGCATGTGGTTGCCAGTTCGGGCACGGCGCTCACGTCGGATCAGGTGAAGCTCATCGGTCGATATGCTCGCCGCGTCATCATGCTGTACGATGCGGATGCCGCCGGCGCCAAGGCCACGGTGCGCGGCATCGACCTCCTGCTGCAGGCAGGCATGGCGCCCTACGTGGTTTCGCTGCCCGAAGGGGAGGACCCCGACACGTTTGTGCAGAAGTTCGGCGCCGAGGCCTTTGAGACTGCCATGTCTGACCGGAGGGAGGATTTCGTCACCTACCTGCACGGAAGAGCAAGGGCCAAGGGCAGTCTGGACGAGCCTGACTCGCGCGCCGAGACGCATCACGCCATCATGAAGCTGGTCTCACGAATCCCCGACCAGTTGATGCGTGAGTCCTATGTGCAGCGGGCGGCGTCGGTGCTCGGGGTGCCGGATGTGTATTTGCGGCGGGCCATGCAGGCCGATCGCAAGCGTGAAGCGCGGAATCAACAGCGCCGACAGCGCCGGGAGCCGGCGCAGGAGCCGGCCGCGCAGGTACCGCAGAGTGCTGAACGCCAGCCGCTGCCCGAAGAGAAGACCCTGCTGCGCCTGATGCTCGACCACGGCTCGCCCATGGTCAGTTTCATTTTGTCACGCACGGCCCTGGACGAGTTTACCGAGGGCCCGTCGCGCCGAACCGCGCACGCGCTGGTCCAGCAATTCGAGTCAGGAGAAATACGCAAACAGTCATTTCTTGACGGCACGCTGGGCACCGGGATCCAGCGTCTGGCTGCTGAGATCCTGACGGATCGGGAAGAACCCTCCGACAACTGGGAAAAGAAGCGGCGCATCACCGTGCCGCAATTCAATGAGAACGCCCGTGCAGCGGCCTCTGGAGCCATGACGTTGCTCAAATTGGACCGTCTGGACGAGATGATTGCCGGACTTCGGCATGGCATCCATATTGCAGAGCGCGAAGGGCGTGAAGTGCGGCCTCTTCAGGAAGAGCTCGTAGGGCTGCAGCAGCTGCGCAGAAAAATTGAAGACCGAGAGTTTTT
- a CDS encoding S8 family serine peptidase, with translation MFLTAALTVGGSVLLGLAARKDDKNPFFVLGGLALLGIAVFMRLTGTGPLLDSVGFAAAELGAGLLIIAGMVAGKKEQARSFFMLGMGSMVLGVVIILLRGSMFSSSEQVTLLVELGPDDSYEEIAAVVEAHQGVAERAFPMVDLAEDEDLAQVYLIRLPKDCREALRKILDLDTENVDHTELNPTFSLDLPATEPIEEMLPLDVLENDPLVGSQWALEAIRGHEAHALLQDAEPVRKAVVAIVDTGVDASHEDVSSVFGESPGSRDRHGHGSHCAGIAGATTNNGLGVASLNWEGRFVTILGFSALGDNGLGTAESTAEGIISAAEAGADVISLSLGGQSPITPKVMVDAVKFARKRGAVVIAAAGNSNIDAKKSVPSNIEGVIAVGAVNERLAKAPFSNTNSSLSRPISAPGTNILSLRPGGGYVKLSGTSMATPMVSGLAGVLRALNPELTADEVYGILKDSGRSVAGSGTVGTMIDAEQAVRSVLDA, from the coding sequence ATGTTTCTGACTGCCGCGCTGACTGTCGGGGGATCTGTCCTGCTGGGACTGGCCGCCCGAAAGGACGACAAAAACCCCTTCTTCGTGCTCGGCGGATTGGCCCTGCTGGGAATTGCCGTGTTTATGCGGCTGACGGGGACGGGGCCCTTGCTGGACTCCGTGGGCTTTGCGGCTGCTGAGCTCGGCGCGGGACTGCTCATCATCGCCGGCATGGTCGCCGGCAAAAAGGAGCAGGCCCGGTCCTTCTTCATGCTCGGCATGGGATCCATGGTCCTCGGCGTGGTCATCATTCTCTTGCGTGGCAGCATGTTCTCGTCCTCGGAGCAGGTCACGCTGCTCGTTGAACTGGGCCCGGACGACAGTTATGAGGAAATTGCGGCGGTGGTCGAAGCCCACCAGGGCGTCGCCGAGCGCGCCTTTCCCATGGTAGACCTCGCCGAGGATGAGGACCTGGCCCAGGTGTACCTCATTCGGCTTCCCAAGGATTGTCGGGAGGCGTTGCGCAAGATTCTCGACCTCGACACCGAAAACGTCGACCACACGGAGTTGAACCCCACGTTCAGCCTGGATCTGCCCGCCACCGAGCCCATCGAGGAGATGCTCCCGCTGGATGTTCTGGAGAATGACCCGCTGGTGGGCTCTCAGTGGGCCCTGGAGGCCATTCGCGGTCACGAAGCCCACGCCCTGCTTCAGGATGCCGAGCCGGTGCGCAAGGCGGTCGTCGCCATCGTCGACACCGGTGTCGACGCCTCGCATGAGGACGTGAGTTCGGTCTTCGGCGAGTCCCCGGGCTCCCGCGACCGGCATGGACACGGCAGCCACTGCGCGGGCATAGCCGGAGCCACCACCAACAACGGCCTTGGTGTGGCATCCCTGAACTGGGAGGGCCGGTTCGTCACCATTCTCGGGTTCTCGGCCCTGGGTGACAATGGTCTCGGAACGGCCGAAAGCACGGCAGAGGGCATCATTTCGGCCGCCGAGGCCGGTGCCGACGTCATTTCGCTGTCGCTGGGTGGTCAGAGCCCCATAACGCCAAAAGTGATGGTCGATGCGGTCAAGTTTGCGCGCAAGCGCGGCGCCGTCGTGATCGCTGCAGCAGGCAATTCCAATATCGACGCCAAAAAGAGCGTGCCCTCAAACATCGAGGGCGTGATCGCCGTCGGCGCCGTCAACGAACGCCTGGCCAAGGCGCCGTTCTCCAATACCAACAGCAGCCTGTCGCGCCCCATTTCGGCGCCGGGCACGAACATCCTGTCGCTTCGCCCCGGTGGCGGCTACGTGAAGCTTTCGGGCACCTCCATGGCGACACCCATGGTCTCCGGCCTGGCCGGCGTGCTGCGCGCGTTGAATCCGGAACTGACGGCCGATGAGGTCTACGGCATTCTCAAGGACTCCGGTCGCTCCGTTGCGGGATCGGGCACGGTCGGTACGATGATCGATGCCGAACAGGCCGTTCGATCGGTGCTGGATGCCTGA